AAACCGGGACTCGGGAAATGGCTTTCCATCTTCAGGTCAACCGTTACTGCAACCCTGACCGAAGACCCTGTATTCGAGTTTATGAATCCTGCCTTGATGGTCCTGGTAAATCATATAAGCCGGGACAACTCCGCAGGCGTTCGGGATATCGCTTCTGGACAGGACTTTCGCAATATCCAGCTCCATTCCGTAATGGTATCGCTCGACTGCAGGTTCTTCGGCAACG
This genomic window from Pseudomonas furukawaii contains:
- a CDS encoding DUF2790 domain-containing protein, whose amino-acid sequence is MKLLALLALAGLPAFVFAAEQAESSVAEEPAVERYHYGMELDIAKVLSRSDIPNACGVVPAYMIYQDHQGRIHKLEYRVFGQGCSNG